The Phaseolus vulgaris cultivar G19833 chromosome 10, P. vulgaris v2.0, whole genome shotgun sequence DNA window aatattttcccgtttgaagttgtatatggacttaatcctctttctcctttagatttattaccccttcctaatccacatacctttgtgcataaggaaggagttacaaaagatgattttgttaagaaaatgcatgagaggattcaagaacaaatacaacaacaaatagagaaatattatgagaagttgccaaaaacaatagaaaaacaaaaggaatggcaacttcctaaaattaatgtttacacaactgctcaaactaacacatttgatttgtttgatgactcacagagatggacatttgatcctggaggacgagcctagttttcaaaataggaataaggttgttgttcgagatcaaacctgtagatatgaggacagatcctctcaagaaggaggggatgatggaaaccatccagccacatacatccacataatgatgataaagaagaagcattggatttaaggacaaatccttttcaagagggaggggatgatggaagaggcccaagcccatgatagaaaaagcccaagcccaagcccaaatacaagttcaagcttcaactcaagcccaacaaatagaagatatgggcaaactaagcatcattggatgtctttcttttgtaattacttttgagtattttttagtagaacataaagggaggtgtagatataaatataagaggtgcaaatgtataaagctaagtcacaccttccatgtgacacaaaagaaggtgtaggtatagatttaggaggtgccaaaaatagaaaccaagtcacacttcccttgtgactaggaattggctccaaattcaaatgcttctcatttgaatttccctccactttcttttgaatttccagccctctaaacactataaataagagggcttggctcatgtatttgcaagattaattgaatagtgaaatgttgccaaaattgtgtcattctcactccttgcctaaactctcttaggaataggcttttaatcttcaaacctttcaccaccttcaaaggggctagccgaacctccccatttccacactcttcatgcaccttcaaggtcaccacacctcttaggaggaccttgttcatcttttccattaagcttccgcaccatcttccacaaacatccaagaagagctcataggaaatccatcacTTCTAACATATGGCATGGCTCATCTGTGTCAATGCTCAACGGGGATTTTACCGTTTGAAGAGAAAGTGAAGAGAATGTATTCATTTGTTATGTCTCTAAAGATAATATCTGAAAGTTCTCATTGTAATCCATAATTCCACAGCATATGCAGGGTGTCATAAATCATAGAGGATTCATGTCAGAAATCAAAGGAGGATAAGTAAAGTAAATTGATATTGTATTCAAGTAAAGTGATCTTAAAAGCATATGTTACCCTCAATTTGATATTGTAGAATATTGAGAAGCAGTACAAGTTTATAAAGTTCATGTAAAGTAAAAATGAATGAGTATTCAAATATAGTATTTAACAGCATAAGACTTCACTATGGAAAAAGGCATCACGTGAGAAACGACCAAAAAAGCAGTCACCACTTCACTCTGAAATTGTCATAACCATGATGAAAGAAGAAATTTAAGTTCGTTTTGAGAGAGTAAACAgggaaaaaaaatgttcataacCCTTCAATTAGACTCAACTCATATAATCATTTTAGCTTTGAAACTCTCATATCTTCTATTTCTCTTTTCTTCAATTCCTAATGCCCTAGGCTACACTACTAGAGCTCATATCTTCATTTATGCTGGGTGCTCTCAAGAAAAATACCAACAAAACACACCCTTTGAAGCCAACCTCAATTCCTTTCTGTCTTCAGTTTCTGGCTCATCTTCTGACAATTCTTACAATAGCTTTGCTATTGGAAATGGAAGCTCATCACCACCAGAAGGATCCATATATGGCTTATACCAGTGCAGGAGTGATTTGAGGCCAAATGATTGCTCAAAATGTGTTAAAAGTTGTGTTAACCAAATAGGCTTGGTTTGTCCCTTGGCACTTGGGGCATCTTTGCAACTTGAAGGCTGTTATATAAGATATGAGCATGCTGATTTCCTTGGAAAACCTGACACAAGCCTTTGGTACAAGAAGTGCAGTAAAGCAGTGACAAATGATGCTGAGTTCTTCAGGCGTAGAGATGATGTTCTTTCTGATTTACAAGCAGCTAATGGATTTGGAGTCAGTACTTCTGGTTTTGTTGAAGGGTTTGCACTGTGTTTGGGAGATCTGAATGTGGCTGATTGCTCCTCATGCCTTCAAGCAGCAGTGGGACAGCTTAGGAGCATATGTGGTTCAGCAGCATCAGCTGATGTGTTCTTGGCACAATGTTATGCTCGGTACTGGGAAGCTGGCTACTATGATGAAGCAGGTTCATTTCATTTCTAATTCttatattttcatttgaaaATAGGACAAAATTTGGATGCAGTAACATCACTAATGctgttaatttataatatatttaacttttagAAGAAGTTAGATGAGAGAAATTTAGTAGAAATTAAGTATATACGTTACAAGAGAAGTTAAATTCATTATACCTTAGAAATTTTTTCAAGAACACAGAGGTTTATATAAACATGATCTGCATATTCTTCCCACTGACATTTGATAGAGGAAACTTTGataatgataaaagaaaagaaatttgaaattaCTTTGAAGTTCAAAATATGCTTGGAATATGGCATTAAAGATCTCTTTGATCAAAAGTGAAGTAATAGAGGTGGAAAGGATGCAGCTAGTACCAAACAAATTATCAAATGAAGGGGCCAATTTGTAATCTTTTATGCAGCAAAGtgttttaagttttatattGGAAAATGCACACTGCAATTCCTGTGTTCTTTCTGTAACTTTTGTTACTTTTGGTTAAATCTATGAAAacacttattattttattctctaTCTTTGCTTGTTAGAGTATCATATCACTTGAAAACCTTACCATTTCTTcctgtaactttttttttttctggtggTCAGAATTTGACATAAAGCTAAATTTCAGTATTAATTAAAGATGAGATCACATGGAATCCAAGGAAAATCTTTTGATCTCAAAtactttttaatgttttaaactccttccctttcttttatttttatctattatttaatatttttatcacacattaaaaaataataaataaattagtgaatagaaaacttttattaaagtattcttaaaattgtttctaatcttattatatgtaattattgtgcatttaaataaataattattacaacTTTTTATAATTAGCATACATAAAAGTACTATCACCTATAATTGTAGAACAATATTTTCACCCATTTATTTAGTTAATAACTATGATAAAAggatttaaattattataaatattatttaggataacattgaaataaaattataactattacattaaaaatataaatgacagtgaatttgaaaaattataaaaaaactcaaaCACACAGAGTGAATAGAGGGAGTACTGCCTCCCTTCtcatatatgaaaaaaaaaatcttaatatttttcttaaaatgtttgtcttataagataaaaaatagaTATCATAATAGTGTAACTTTAGagtgttttagaaaaaaaaattcattgaataaaataaaaataattaaaaaaatgtgattttattttcttataaatgaaaaagatgtgataattttgaaaaatcttcatgcatatttACCAATTATTTTGATGCAACTTTATCTTTTGTGTAGAATCTTCTAATGAGGATGACCAAGTGGGGAAATCAGTTGCCATTATTGTGGGAGTTCTTGCTGGTCTAGCCATTCTTGTTGTCCTTCTCTCAATCTTCAGAAGAGCATTTGGTATATATAACACTTTAATTTCTTAATCTTCTAATGCTTATgatgaaacttttttttttctcattaattTTTCTGTAGAAATAACACTAGAAAAGGATTCAACTGAAAAATAAATACAAGTTgaaaaatctaattaaa harbors:
- the LOC137819670 gene encoding plasmodesmata-located protein 8-like yields the protein MFITLQLDSTHIIILALKLSYLLFLFSSIPNALGYTTRAHIFIYAGCSQEKYQQNTPFEANLNSFLSSVSGSSSDNSYNSFAIGNGSSSPPEGSIYGLYQCRSDLRPNDCSKCVKSCVNQIGLVCPLALGASLQLEGCYIRYEHADFLGKPDTSLWYKKCSKAVTNDAEFFRRRDDVLSDLQAANGFGVSTSGFVEGFALCLGDLNVADCSSCLQAAVGQLRSICGSAASADVFLAQCYARYWEAGYYDEAESSNEDDQVGKSVAIIVGVLAGLAILVVLLSIFRRAFG